A window of the Polypterus senegalus isolate Bchr_013 chromosome 4, ASM1683550v1, whole genome shotgun sequence genome harbors these coding sequences:
- the LOC120528730 gene encoding E3 SUMO-protein ligase ZBED1-like, which translates to MANASEKPELEDPPSSLRSPVWEHFGFPVKVTDGQWQVDKSKVVCRHCSTTEIGYAAGNTSNMLTHLKRHHPSVNVSYTRKKTSLVQTVTPITSAFKQHLASNSDRAKAITHGIGVFIATGLRPYSVVENAGFKYMIKVLEHRYEIPSRPHFSQKVVPALYEKTRSDVVSELSRVPSLSLTTDSWTSRATESYLTVTVHYISPQWEMRNHVLQTRHVYEQHTSTNLAEHLKEAVNEWKLERPGTTIPVTTDNAKNIVSAVKAAGLGPQIGCFAHTINLASQKVTSINQISRLLGKVRKIVTFFHKSTTAAHILESKQEMLNIPKHSLIQDVPTRWNSSYDMLQRYLEQQAAIYSALTEKPLKNKDIYTLNDEEVAMAEKVIEALKPLKTITTLMSTESRASVSMIIPLKTTVLHSMAPKQEDSTAVREVKLAVTRSLQERYSVCYEFLHKCTALDPRFKALPHIEDDERQKIFSDIITEMMTTTEEETEDATEIGAVSSSSPEASSTRSPPAKKSVMTELFGELFQRQGGSSKPTLLEQVQEEVIKYRASGCLSLEADPLLWWKGNEGTYPHIAKLAKRYLCIPATSVASERVFSTAGDIVIATRSVLSAENVDTLIFLAKNFKLE; encoded by the exons ATGGCAAATGCAAGCGAGAAGCCTGAGCTGGAAGACCCTCCCAGCTCATTACGTTCTCCTGTCTGGGAACACTTTGGCTTCCCCGTTAAAGTTACCGATGGACAATGGCAAGTGGATAAATCCAAAGTTGTTTGTCGACATTGTTCCACCACGGAGATCGGGTACGCTGCAGGAAACACGTCTAATATGTTAACACACTTAAAACGGCACCATCCATCTGTGAATGTTTCCTATACAAGAAAGAAAACCAGCTTGGTGCAAACAGTAACACCGATAACTTCAGCTTTTAAACAACATCTAGCGAGCAACTCTGACCGGGCCAAAGCAATAACACATGGTATTGGAGTCTTCATAGCTACGGGATTACGTCCATATTCAGTTGTTGAGAACGCTGGCTTTAAGTATATGATTAAAGTTCTTGAGCATCGCTACGAAATACCATCACGTCCTCACTTTAGTCAGAAAGTTGTACCAGCACTTTATGAAAAaactagaagtgatgtcgtcaGCGAGCTATCGCGGGTGCCCTCTCTTTCACTTACGACAGATAGTTGGACTTCACGCGCAACAGAGAGCTATTTAACAGTAACTGTCCACTACATTTCGCCACAATGGGAGATGAGGAATCACGTTCTGCAAACGAGACATGTTTATGAACAGCACACTAGCACAAATCTTGCAGAGCACCTGAAGGAGGCTGTGAATGAATGGAAGCTGGAGAGACCTGGAACCACAATTCCTGTAACCACAGACAATGCTAAAAACATTGTCAGTGCTGTAAAAGCAGCAGGACTGGGCCCTCAGATTGGTTGTTTTGCACACACCATTAATCTAGCCTCTCAAAAAGTAACAAGCATCAACCAGATATCTAGATTATTGGGAAAAGTAAGAAAGATTgtgacattttttcacaaaagcaCCACAGCAGCGCACATCCTGGAAAGCAAACAAGAAATGCTGAATATTCCAAAGCATTCTCTTATTCAAGATGTCCCCACACGATGGAATTCAAGTTATGACATGCTTCAGAGATACCTTGAACAGCAGGCAGCTATATATTCAGCACTAACTGAGAAACCTCTCAAGAACAAAGATATATACACACTCAATGACGAAGAAGTGGCAATGGCAGAGAAAGTGATTGAAGCACTTAAACCTCTAAAAACAATCACAACCCTGATGAGCACTGAATCCAGAGCGTCTGTGTCCATGATAATCCCCTTGAAAACTACTGTTCTCCACTCTATGGCACCAAAACAAGAAGACAGTACTGCTGTGAGAGAGGTCAAGCTAGCAGTCACAAGAAGCCTGCAAGAAAGATACTCTGTGTGCTATGAGTTTTTGCACAAATGCACAGCCCTGGACCCCCGATTCAAAGCCTTGCCTCACATAGAAGATGATGAGAGACAGAAGATATTCAGCGACATCATAACAGAAATGATGACAACCACAGAAGAAGAG aCTGAGGATGCCACAGAGATAGGAGCTGTATCCTCATCATCTCCAGAGGCATCATCCACCAGATCACCTCCAGCTAAGAAGTCTGTAATGACTGAACTTTTTGGTGAACTTTTCCAGAGACAGGGGGGAAGTAGTAAACCAACCCTTTTGGAGCAGGTCCAAGAAGAGGTCATTAAGTACAGAGCTTCAGGGTGCCTTTCCCTTGAAGCTGATCCTCTTCTTTGGTGGAAAGGCAATGAGGGTACATACCCACACATAGCAAAGCTCGCAAAGCGTTACCTCTGTATTCCAGCTACCTCTGTTGCTAGTGAACGGGTCTTCTCCACTGCTGGAGATATTGTCATTGCAACCAGATCTGTGCTTTCTGCAGAAAATGTGGATACATTAATCTTTCTAGCCAAAAACTTTAAGCTTGAAtag